tatagactaggtgttgctattcagaagggagttggtgctcagcttgttgttAGGCTACCAACAAAAGTCTTGTATGATTCTATTGATTGATTGTTTCAATAAATTATAATATTAAtgagtttattattttattttaaaaaaaaaagttaagtaaATTCAACATTGAAAGAGGTTTATTATCCACGTCGAGAACTAGAAGTCGGATTACATTAGAACTTACTCGATTGTTTACAGGATTTTTAATCCTTTACAAACAAAATGGAAAAGAAACGGTAAAACAGTAATGCTACCTTGAACAATAACTTTGCGCTATCAGTGAAACAGAAGCGAAAAAAACTTGCCCATAGATGAAGGATAATATAATTCACATCGAGTATTACCCAAAACTGTAACGAATATCTACATTCAGTGACCCATTTACAATCAACAGTGATACTGTCGTTCCGGTATTAAAATGTGCAAGTAAAAAAAGAAACACCAAAAGATTGAAAATCAAAATGTATGCGTTTTGATATGACTATACTACATATTTACAGCTTGCATTCGGAGTTGGACTGCTTTTGTTAGGAAGTCCCCTCCGTATCACAGTAACTTGAGTCTACCCAACAGCTCTCCAGCAATATGCTTCTTTTCTTCAACGGATATACCTCTTAGATGCAGAGAGCCATTGAAAGACACTGATACCCTGATAAGCCCTGGTTACGTGATCGTAAATGGTTCCTTGACTCTGCAAACTGAAGTAGGCCGATAAGTCAATTCGATTTGACTTTTGAAGCTTCCAACAGATATCCTTATCAGACTCAAGTTCACTCAGCAACTGTGATATCCAAGGAATCCCTTGCAGCTATCCTTGTCTTGTGATATCGCTTTTCTCTTAACCGATTTGACCGTGCTTCTCTTCTTGCCGTGTAACCTACTGTTATGGGTCTTATCGATCTTTGTCGTACCATGTGACAGTACTCTGGATCATCTGTTTGTCCTTCTAATCTTAACCACTGGATCATCTGGTGATACATTGGAAAGAATCTCATTTGAATTGCAGAATAGGCAAAGTATGGCATGAGAGTTGCGATCACAACGAAGAGCGTTACAAGCCAATATGTAGGAGCTGGGGCAAGGGCTTCTATGAAAACTTGGTAGGCAGTTGTGGATAGTAAAGGAGACATTGCACCATAAGCTAATAGAAACAGGTACCAAAGAGCAATTCCACCCCAGATGAACAAATGTTGAATCATGGTGAAATAACTAACTGAAAGCGCCATCTGACAGTTTACGACCCAAATGACGCATGTATACATAGTAGCTCCAAGAATCTCGAAACCAACAACTTCGCCACCTTTACGGAATGCTTGTAGTTCAAGTGCATTTATGCACAAGAAGAAGATCATAATGGCACTGCAAACCCCATTTAACATCCAGCTAAGTATTCGAAGCCAGCTGAAGAGCACGTTTTGAACACCTTCTTGGTATAGTAAGGGAAACTGCCACATGAAAGGAGGTAAACCGTGAGCAATCTTCAAGCGCAAACAGTTACATCACTGATCAGAAATATTAAATGCCTCGTCTTAGTTGTTTTCTCACTATTACAACTTCACTAAGAAGGCTTTCAATACGGACTGTTGGAAATTCCGGGTTTCCAGTTAGCTGAATATTAGAGGGAAACTAGTAAACAACAATCAAGAAAGACTATTAATGGCCATACCTTGAGGCAAAATCGAGCAGAGGCATCTTGATCAAAGACCCCCAGCGCAATCACGGGAAGTGATGTGAAGAAGACGTTATATAGTGACATATACCAATCGTTATATGCAGCTTGACCGGAGAATGATGCATGAGCCTCGTACAAGAAAAGAGTAAAACCGAATGCAATGTTCTTGTAAAAGAAGTAGCATATCTGTGGAAAGAGCAAGATGAAAAAGGTTGGTTATCTTCATGTTTCAAGATAATAGATTCTTTGCGTGCTGAATTTGAAAATACCATATTTCTGCCACGCACAACCAGGGAATGAAAACCAGCGCAATTGAAATTCATGTGAAGAAAATTATCCAAATTTGAAGAATGAAAAACGTACCATTGATGAGATCCTTCTGTAACACCAATGTCCATGGACAAGCAGAAGACGCTCCAAATAACGGAATTGAGCAATTGAGATATCGCTTGACATAACTGCCTGGGATTTTCACCAAACAGAGATTAGAGAACATAAATGAGTAACTGAGAGAAAGGATCATTCTCTGGAAAGAAGAACGAAATTAGACCTTGTACAGTTAGTGTACTAGCTTACCTGCATGCCTTCCACACCACTGATACCAATTCCGATATCAGCTTCTTGAAGCATACCCACATCGTTGGCTCCATCACCAATAGCTAATGTTGTCTTACCAGTTCCATTCTTAACCAGTCTTGTAACCTACAAGGGTTATCTCTTAGGACCTCGTTTTCACCAAAGCATATTAAGTAACAGAAGTATTTTGTGCAATATATAGATATATGTGAGAATAAAAGTGAACTTACAAGTGCTTTTTGTTTTGGTGATGAACGACAGCAAATAACTGATGCACAACCCACTGCAAATTCCAGAAAGAGATTTTTCACGTCATCCTCCAGAGCATAAGCAAGCGACTTCCCATCAATAATTAACGCAAATGCATCTGAACTTCCACTTGATGCAGTAACTTGTTTCTTCCCTTCAGTTATCTGATGGATTATACTTTCTTTTGATACCTGAAAGAAAGAAAGCACCACTCATCAGTAAGACATTAATCCTTTATAGTACCTCTCTTTGTTTTAGTTCTTATACACTTCTTGTCTAAAATGATTTCTGTGTGAGGGCTCTGACCTTCCTGATCGCAGACTTATCCCCCTCTTTTACAATTGCCTTGATTTCTGGAGTCTCTAAGGTGATAATCGTCTGCTTCATTCCTTGTCTAAGCAAACTACACGAGAAACTGCATAATGGAATTCAAGTCAGAAAAATGTAAGCATATTGATATCATAAACACATTAGGCTCACATTCATATTCAATGTCAAGAAATTTTTATGTTTTAGCATACCCAATATTGATAGCAGTCTCCATCTTATCTCCAGTCAAAACCCATATCTTTATACCAGCTTGAGCAAGTTTGTCAATACATTCAGGAACCTGAGCACACATGATTCAGTTAAATCCCATAAGTGATGGGCACATATTGAACAAAAATGATATGTTTAAATCTTGTACTGACCCCATTTTGGAGTTTATCCTCAACTGCAGTTGCACCGAGAAGAATCAAATCTTTCTCTAACTTCGCTGCAACTTCATCGACCATTGCATCACGATCTGCACTAACTGAGTTCTTGGCCTCAGTGAATTCCTCATTGAacttttcatattcttccttGGTGATGCCACGATACGCAAGTACCAAAGTCCTCAGACCTGCATCGGCATACTCATTCATGTGCTCTGTAGTCTGCTCTTCAAACTCTCTCCCATCCTTTGAGAGCCTTTCAAGCATGACACTGCTTGGATAGAAGTATACAATGGTATTGTTGGAATACGTAAAAAGCTGTAAACAAGTAGAACACTAGCTAGTTTTTGGAAATGATAGCAAGAAAGTAACTTTTCAAGTCTTTCACACACCTGTCTGCACCTTTGGAGAGTAGTAATAACTTTCCCTCCTCATCTCTTACTATCACAGACATTCTCTTTCTCGTGCTATTAAACTCTAAGAAGTTCAAAAGGTTATAAGACctacaaaaacaaatgaaatgtTGAATAAACAATCATTTGAACACTCGAAATCTCATACAAGTAATGTATAAAGAAAGCTTCTTATGTGTCATAAGGGAACTGACCTTTCAACCTTCTTGCCAGATAAGGGATCTATTTCATGCAATGAAATGCTTGTTTGTGTCCTTTTACAGAATTCGAAGCCAAGTTCTCTGGCTGCAATGACAAAAGCAGCTTCATCTGGGGATTCAGCTTCATAAGATATCCTTCCCGTCTCTTCATCCACTTCAGGTAAGGCAGTGTGACATATTGCTAATAAACGAAAGAACTGCTGAATGACATCCGATCTGCGCTCGTAAACCCATTGCCCATTCACAATTCTTTCATCCTTAAAATTATACCCTTTAATAGATTGTTTCTTATCTGTAGGATCCACCATATTGTGCTCCTCATCATCTTCCACCTCATAAGCTAATGGTGATCCTTTTCGTCTAGCCATTGATCTCTCAACCTCAGTGATCCCACGGCCATAAGCTGTTCCAGCTATAGAGCACTTGATGAATTCCATTGAATTGCAGGTTAGAGTTCCTGTTTTATCAGAAAGAATTGTGTTAACTTGGCCAAGTTCCTCATTCAAATTTGACGTGCGGGCATGTGCAGGTCTATCAGTTTCTTCATGGTACATGTGAAGATCTTGGTTAATGAAGGTACTTTGCAGAACTTTCACGACTTCGATTGAGACATACAACGAAATCGGGATTAAGTACCCATATAACATCAAGGCTGTTAAAAAATGAAGAATTGCAGCGAAGGGTGCATCTTTAGGATTATAGAAATCCGTTGTTTTGTCCGGTCTAAGATACCACCTTTTCATCCTGCCATTTACTAGGTCTTTGCTGGTTATAATTCCAAACCAGATTGAACCGATGAAAGACATCAAAACCAAGATAGCAAACAAGAAGTAAATAactttgtccatctttttctcaACTCTGCTTCTCTTGGATGGTGGGTCGGTTGAATTCTGCATAACTTTTGTGTCACTGCCAGTGAAGATAACAACCCCATAGATATAATCCGTGTTCCGAAGCTTTGAGTCCCTAAGGAGAAGTTGTTGAGGTACAAGTGGATACTGTTGTTCTTCAACATCCATACTTCCAACAAAAGTATACAGGTTTGCATTTGGGTCTTCACATTTAACCACAGCCTTGAAATCTTTAAAGTTAGAGTCTTCAACTAAGTTTGAAGATACCTCCAATGCTTGTTTGACTTTCAAATTCGTCTCTCCATCAAGATTCATGGTTTCCACATAACATATAGCATCTTCATAACTGGAAGAAAGCAAAAGGAGATCTGCTGGAAAATATTCATCGTTTTCCACCTTCACTACATCTCCAACTCTTAGATTCTTCCATGTAGTATAATCGAAAACACCATCACTTTGATGTACTTTAACTGTTCGATTATTCACTTCGTTATccttcaaaacataaattatgaattaaaattaaataatacCCAGACTAACGAAAAAGATCCAAATTATGGATAAcataaatctagatcaaaaggtGGTCAAACTTTCAGAGAAATTGATGAACAGTGACTCATTAACTTGAAGTGTCTCATTTGCAGAATTGGTTTCAATCTAACTTTTATGTCAGCTGAATTCAGAGCTATCACTGATCTTGTAACTTCATAATCTTCTGTCAGGAAAAATAATATCAAGCAACTTAAGTTCATAAATTTCCTTACTTAGATAAATTTTGCAACTTTCATTTTAGAGATCTTCTTAGAGAAATTTAACAACCATATAGACAAGCATACCTGTGATTTTCTTCTCCAATCTTCAACAGCTTCTTTAATCATAGTGGCGCCGATTACGACAACAAGAGGAAGAACAGCACTAATTGGGGTGTAAGGAGAAAGAGAGGTGAAAGATAGACAAGCagcaataagaaaatatatatttgCAACTCTTCTAAATTGTTCGAACAAAGATTTAGGGAAAAACGTAGCAAGTGTATACTTTGTAGTTCTAATATAGTTACTTCCATAATTCCGCAATGATGCATCAAAACTATAAGGTTCGTTACAGAAAACCACTCTTGAAAATCCAGGTCCTCCAATCTGTGAATGATCTTCTACAAATGAAGCTTTCCCACAGTGAAACGCATAGATCTTACTCAATTGCAGcttttttcttccaactccacTCATTCTTATTTTCTCTCAAGAAAATTTCAAGAGCCCCAGTTGTTGTAAAACAGAGACAAACTTACCCAGTAATTATTCTTTATCGATTAACTAATCAAGAAGAAGATTTTCCCAAAAAAATGCAGCTTATTCAAGACAACCCACTAGTACTACTCTGTACACTTTATTTGAAGTTGAACTCAAACCAAAACCCCAGACAGGCAGATATCAAAATATCAAATATATTTGGTAGAAAAATACCGACCAATTACAGCACACCAAAACCCCAAAAAAGGTTCCTACTTAAAAACAAAGCCttgagaaaaaaaacaaaacgaaTAGAAATTTTCTGCAGAGAAGAGAGAGAGACTGACTGAATATACAAATTCTGGCAGGAAATAGAAAAAACTTGTAACCTGTAAGAACCAATGAAAGAAACTGATGAATACACTTAAAACTCTGAGCAAATTTGAGATGGCAAGTCTTAAAAGAAGAGCGAAGATTAATTATTTATCACGTTTTTGTATTCCAATCTTTGAACATAGACTTCAGATCTTTCCTTTTGACTTGCAGCCTAAGACCGAAATGATGAGATTGATTATATATATTTATGGACATCTATGACGCGCTAATTGGTCTTTTGTCAATATAACAACAATTTCCTGATCCTCGActactatttttattattttaaaggaAAATGAACCCGCTTTAATCAATTATTAGGATAAAGTTAAAATTCATCCACTCACCCAGACTACAGAAAGGTCAGTTACAGTGAGACAAGTTGAATTTTCGCGGGAAGTGAATCCAAAATTCGTAAATAATTTCCCTGCCGATGATTTTTATGCTCGAAAGCGACCATTAGAGAAAATTCTTATGGTGACAAAAAGAATTTAACAACTAtccaaatttatttaatttttgtctTCAAGGGTGACAGTGAACTAGTAACATAATTTGCTGTAAATTCACAGTAAAATAggtttttttaatgaaaattttTGGGGCATAGTAGGTTGGAAAGCTGAGAGCTTTAAATGATAGATTTCTAGAAGTTTGAGTTAGAGATTTTCATGTGTACGTGCGATATTTTAATTGGCGTTGCCGTCAAGTACGCAACCTTTGGTAGAATTTGGATCGTAGAAAGGTCAACGGAAAATAGGTCTTCTCATAAGACTCCCACATGCAGTACTCCTCATTTCTCGTTCATCTTCTTTTTAAGACGGAACTGCATAGCTGCGAGGCAATTACAGGCACATTAGGTTACACGAACATCGTTGCGGAGTTGGAAGACCTCCCCGTATATCGCCCAGATGAGTTACTAAACAGAAAGCATATAAAAGTTTTAGTTTTGACATTGAGTAGGTTGATGTGAACATTATGGTTGACGCGCAAGAAAAATACCTTGAACGATAGCAATCCTAAGCTATTGTTTGAAGAAAAGGGTGATTCTTTAAAGACCGTGGGTCCCAAAACCGCCCACACATATGGAACGAATCTCATCCCACCTGAAATTAGTAAGAAAGACGTTTTTAGGTGTTGTTTCATGTATGTGAGCGGTTTTGGCTTGTCTCACCCCATTCttcttgaaaagtaaaagctattCAGATGTTAAAGGTATAAAAATCAAGAAATTTCCACATAAAATGAGATATTCGGAGACTTTCTTCAAAATTTTCGGTTGTAAGTTGTTATGTCTGAGTTTAAATTAACATTTATGTATCTTTTGCAAACAAAAATATAGAAAGATAATCTgtttttattatttctctaacatgtattgtaattttgaagtctgaTGTTCCATTGTAAATTTATTTCAGGAATTCCGAATAAAAAGTCTAAAATATTAAAAATTGTTGTATTCTGGAGATGAGTTAAGGTAGTATTTGTTAATGGCGCTTCAATAACTCTTCTTTTATCTAAGTTGCTTGAAGAGTTGTACGTTTGTGGATACCATTATCTGAAAGGAAATACTTCTCTCTACCTCTCTATCTTTTACAAGCATCTAACAGGTTTGCGCACGCACCGGAAATTACATTGGTAAAGCCAGTGGACTTGTAATAGAAACTTGTCAATTGTTATTTTGTTTCGATATATATAGTTTATAGTTTGTTTAGTAATTATATCATTATTTCGATTATTCTAAATGGCATTGTCAATTTCATATCTGATTCATACAATCTTATTGTATAACCGTTGAAAATAGTCTTTGAAATTAGCAATTAGGCGTCCGCGAAAAATAGTTGCTGGAAATTCTCAGAAGCCGATCATGATTGTGTTAAAACTCTTATTTCTCATTATGTCTGTTATTGGGGCTTAAGAGTGTCGTCAACTTAGAATGACATTGTTGTCAAATTAAATATGGAAAAGAAGTATGTTAGTTCATGAATAAGCAAAAACGCATAAGTATTTAGAAATTACCACGGGTTCCAATTTGTTAAGGAGCAGAAGACATAATATTAGGGTTTTGCATTAAGTAGAACATATGAGAAATGCCATAGTTTTCAAACTTGTACCGTTCTCTAAAGACACTtgactaataataataataataattaaaaaaaaattatatatttcaAACTGCATTATAAAGAAGAAGATCACTAGCAGGACAAAATTTGAGAAGTGAGAAAAACCAAACTACAAAATGGCAAATTTGTAGTAAGCTACCAAGTAACATAATCAAGATGGATGTTGAGACAACTTCAACAAATATGAGGAGGTGGTGGTGTAACACATGATTCTGATGGTAAGTACTTGGTGTGTTACGAGTGTTTGTTTTCAAGTGAATTCTCAACTAAAGTTGAAGCTAAAACATTGAAGTTCAATTGTCCAGATAATTGGAAtacattttgtagaatgaactcgtaataataCTTTCCAACAATTCATTTGTAGAATGAACTTGTATTGGTAGTTCTTTGTGGcggttcattttgtagaatgaactcgtaatgatAGTAAATTTCCAGCAATTCATTTTGTAGGATGAATGTGTCATGGTAATTTAGTTCATCGTAGAAGTATATTTCGTTGAATAAACTCGTGATGAAAGTTCATCTTGTAGTTTATTTTAGCTAAACGATAACATGAAAATTAAAGCTTCGAAAAAATAGTAAAATTGGTAGACGTTGTATAGATCTCATTAAaatctttccaaatatataaaacttGTTGAACTACGACCTGTAATTCGAGGAATATGTACTTTAAATTTAGTCTTTAACTATTTTTTGTAAGAGGAGCATAatagagagaaaaagaaattttgaCATTATTCTAAAAAACGTTGACATCTTTTTGTGTGGGTAACTTTCACCTTGGGACAAAATAACATTTTCTGGaccaaaatgataaaaaaaaaaaaaacctaatgtAGTCAATCTTGGAAGAGACAACTGAGATTTCACCGAAAATCTAGGTTTCGGTCCGTGGCCAAGACGAGTCTTTTAACATCAACGATATGAAATTTGACCGAAAAACTCGTCGAGAATGCGGAGATTCCACCGAGATGCGCCCATATCTCGCCAAAAAGTTTTTCATATGAAAACTTAGTAATAAAAATCAAATCCAACCtggaaaaaatcttttttttttcaacttttcttaAAAATTGGAATTGATCTTACATCTATACATTTTTAACATATGTAAAATATGCAAAATACTTGACATACGTATTGCAGATATACAATTTAAAAATAACAGCTCCGACATTTCACCGAGATAAGTTTTCTTAGTATTTCGGTCCTAACTGAGACGGACCGAGATCCGAAATTAACTACATTAGTCGAACCAGGTCAACATGACCAAATTGACACATAATATCCTATTATATGCATACAATAGTTTCTAGTTGTATATATAATTGAAAGTAACCAATACACTAAACACATATTTAGAAATTACACCATTGGAAGGGTAAACCTAAAATGAATTTAGGAGAAATTGAATCCATTATCTGTTTAAAGTAGCTTTCCTAGCTAACTTAGCTAAAACATTTATCGcacgatttttgtttctttttacatACATATAGAGAACTTTTAGAAAACTTGTAAAACCTATGTTACAGTCATTTATAATGAAATATTTAGTCCATGGCATAGTGgaagaaactgttagagcactgctcggtcgaactcgcaagcattgctatctcaagcttgtttgtcaagtttagttgccaaaactataagtcttgatttctactctacttatagctaattctcggattaggatggaaagtgtagttgaaattcagacttcacggcgttcatcaaatgaagacgaagaactactcaagggaaattgtggaacttcatcaacaaaaggtatatggagacttggactcatctatcactcaaaagtctatcaactctatctcctatttgagacaaaaagtcgtattgctatatagacttcaattatatacatttggtatttcgacccgagtttatctcgcttatccatttctcgaaatgtgtgttggtaagcttttgctttaaccaagttcatcttttattcttgacgaaagtcaaaagatgatcatatgaaaagcgccttgtaacatcttcatgatttgtgtgagacagtcatttgatgtagactcggaaagtttcgtattgatcattcgatcaattgaaaattgctttgaagctaataatttgtgtgagacagctattgtcgtcttccaagaatgtttcaatgattgaaatgagggtttagaacatgtaatcatgattgaatataaacatagtgtgtattcacatttgtgtaaagtccaaaacctgGAACCATGGAGTacgtacctgtatgcatactggttggttgttggaagtccgaaaactaagtatgcgtacccgtactggcggaagttcaagttccgtgaatttctgctggagtttggaagtcaGCAGCCATCTCTGTTGTTCCACGTCCCAACCAAAGCAGTGCCATCCACCATTCCAAGCAAGCAGCGTCATTCCAAAGTcagcagcgccatctccgcaTGGTCAAGATTGGAGTGCCATCTTCACCAGCCGaagcagcgccatcttcaccATTCCAAGTCAAGTGCCATCTCCGTACATTCCTCGACCTAGCCAGCCCTTGCTCGTTCTACAAACCAATTTGCAGTGCCACCTCTCCTGATCAGtatccaaagttgcagcgctgacgcCAACCCCATATGCCCAAGCCGAATTCCTGCGAAGCCTCCAATACAAGGATCACAAATTCTTCATGTCTCCTGACAAATTTTAGCCAAAtattcctgacaatctcttcatgacttgtcgtttcgattttatccttgtctgtcaccatctcatgcttaccccgcaacaatgccactgttacgagctaagcgggggacttaatgttgatggtggtttttagcttaggtttagaattataaaaccttgcatctgatgtgacgtcactctgtaaggaaacggagccatgagtgtcaacctctccactggcatacttattgagcCGTTCGATATAttttcatgaaatttatccagactggcgtatgtagaaacaatcccagatgctctgtCAATTTCAACACCTTGTTTATATTATTCCCTAATGTAAGAACCTCTGAGTACCTTTtatgtgttatgttccccggcagaacccttaatattggtatggcatgacggatttgtgttcactcgcagcagagtagcacgaatttcccagtatcaagattaaggtccTTACacgaaatactcagtcagaaagcatgctgctctctgtaaataaagaattatgtgtcaacacatagaatctaatcaattttgtgataactcacaaaactcatgaacctgactagtttccaaaattagggtttttgcgccctgTGCAGTATATTATACCTCGTCGATCGAAATTATGCCTAaacaactaagcaattgatccgtcgcggattaataggtgcagagtcctgcccaaaatcagaaaacaaagagtaACAGAGTCGCATGGAAGGAGCAACAATGaggggaagcgtggccatgccataggccagtcgGCACCACTTGTCCACTCCCCACGCTACACAACCGAcccttactcctttgtcgaccaatcaggtcgctctaaacctgccacactcccaggagttgtggttgggcccatgaTTTCCGGCCCGATTTCCCAAcggccaatcaggtcgcattaaacctgccacgcgcaccaaaagggtatccacgcccatgcttggccgcccctactttcattaaccaatcagattgctttaaacctgccacagccttaaaagaggttgaaattgtgtcaagaggtcgccatactaagttatCTTTCCAAAACCGcgtcaacatgctaacggcatgccaaacatgccaaacacgAACATGACACCAAAcggcatgccaggcgcacatgccaaacggcatgccaaaagcacatgctaattagggtttcgacatgccaaaccctaatttaggcaaagttgtcgcgCCAACTGAGCCAAACAAttttccacagaacatggggatcaatgtggccgttgaaactgatgttgccacaccacgtttgagtctaacaccaacgtgccaaaatttcaatggccatggctacgccaggcgccacttacaccatcgtgtcgctagcatgcacaaactatgccagccattccaccgtgccatgggaatgcacaagccatgccagTCATGTCGCAATACCACTGGCGTACGCTAAAGGTGCCACcgtaccattatcaggcgccaacagaaggtagacacaatcaacggttacccttcctcatgagatgcgatctcagccacccaagttcgccaccgagctggcaCGCTTGTGGCAATtattaggcgaccagccgcctaaacctAGTGGCCAtgtctacgccaggcgccacttgcaccaccgtgccacgaGAATGCACGAGCCATGCTAGCCATGCCGCATCGCCACTagcgtacaccaaaacaccactgcgccattatcaggcgccaacacaaggtagccataatcaacgactacccttcctcatgagatgcgatctcagccattgaagttcgccaccgaactgacaggcttgtggcgagttttaggcgaccagccaagacgagcctaataacatcacatgctattttcctgcggcaagactcttgattttaacttgccacacgtggCAAAGTGCTaaacgttttccatgaaaacactcgagacatcaaacatgtcacaaattgggggatactcatcagggtattggtctggcggtttacagcgtgcggcgtgcaatatgaccgttacaagaaagtgtcataacccggggcggttagtaatggcaagaagtaatggtgtaaatggatccttcattatggaagcataattcctgacgttacacgttactccactcttccaccactaaatcgttttcacttc
The nucleotide sequence above comes from Papaver somniferum cultivar HN1 chromosome 8, ASM357369v1, whole genome shotgun sequence. Encoded proteins:
- the LOC113303006 gene encoding putative phospholipid-transporting ATPase 9 isoform X2 — protein: MNLDGETNLKVKQALEVSSNLVEDSNFKDFKAVVKCEDPNANLYTFVGSMDVEEQQYPLVPQQLLLRDSKLRNTDYIYGVVIFTGSDTKVMQNSTDPPSKRSRVEKKMDKVIYFLFAILVLMSFIGSIWFGIITSKDLVNGRMKRWYLRPDKTTDFYNPKDAPFAAILHFLTALMLYGYLIPISLYVSIEVVKVLQSTFINQDLHMYHEETDRPAHARTSNLNEELGQVNTILSDKTGTLTCNSMEFIKCSIAGTAYGRGITEVERSMARRKGSPLAYEVEDDEEHNMVDPTDKKQSIKGYNFKDERIVNGQWVYERRSDVIQQFFRLLAICHTALPEVDEETGRISYEAESPDEAAFVIAARELGFEFCKRTQTSISLHEIDPLSGKKVERSYNLLNFLEFNSTRKRMSVIVRDEEGKLLLLSKGADSVMLERLSKDGREFEEQTTEHMNEYADAGLRTLVLAYRGITKEEYEKFNEEFTEAKNSVSADRDAMVDEVAAKLEKDLILLGATAVEDKLQNGVPECIDKLAQAGIKIWVLTGDKMETAINIGFSCSLLRQGMKQTIITLETPEIKAIVKEGDKSAIRKVSKESIIHQITEGKKQVTASSGSSDAFALIIDGKSLAYALEDDVKNLFLEFAVGCASVICCRSSPKQKALVTRLVKNGTGKTTLAIGDGANDVGMLQEADIGIGISGVEGMQAVMSSDISIAQFRYLERLLLVHGHWCYRRISSMICYFFYKNIAFGFTLFLYEAHASFSGQAAYNDWYMSLYNVFFTSLPVIALGVFDQDASARFCLKFPLLYQEGVQNVLFSWLRILSWMLNGVCSAIMIFFLCINALELQAFRKGGEVVGFEILGATMYTCVIWVVNCQMALSVSYFTMIQHLFIWGGIALWYLFLLAYGAMSPLLSTTAYQVFIEALAPAPTYWLVTLFVVIATLMPYFAYSAIQMRFFPMYHQMIQWLRLEGQTDDPEYCHMVRQRSIRPITVGYTARREARSNRLREKRYHKTRIAARDSLDITVAE
- the LOC113303006 gene encoding putative phospholipid-transporting ATPase 9 isoform X1, with product MSGVGRKKLQLSKIYAFHCGKASFVEDHSQIGGPGFSRVVFCNEPYSFDASLRNYGSNYIRTTKYTLATFFPKSLFEQFRRVANIYFLIAACLSFTSLSPYTPISAVLPLVVVIGATMIKEAVEDWRRKSQDNEVNNRTVKVHQSDGVFDYTTWKNLRVGDVVKVENDEYFPADLLLLSSSYEDAICYVETMNLDGETNLKVKQALEVSSNLVEDSNFKDFKAVVKCEDPNANLYTFVGSMDVEEQQYPLVPQQLLLRDSKLRNTDYIYGVVIFTGSDTKVMQNSTDPPSKRSRVEKKMDKVIYFLFAILVLMSFIGSIWFGIITSKDLVNGRMKRWYLRPDKTTDFYNPKDAPFAAILHFLTALMLYGYLIPISLYVSIEVVKVLQSTFINQDLHMYHEETDRPAHARTSNLNEELGQVNTILSDKTGTLTCNSMEFIKCSIAGTAYGRGITEVERSMARRKGSPLAYEVEDDEEHNMVDPTDKKQSIKGYNFKDERIVNGQWVYERRSDVIQQFFRLLAICHTALPEVDEETGRISYEAESPDEAAFVIAARELGFEFCKRTQTSISLHEIDPLSGKKVERSYNLLNFLEFNSTRKRMSVIVRDEEGKLLLLSKGADSVMLERLSKDGREFEEQTTEHMNEYADAGLRTLVLAYRGITKEEYEKFNEEFTEAKNSVSADRDAMVDEVAAKLEKDLILLGATAVEDKLQNGVPECIDKLAQAGIKIWVLTGDKMETAINIGFSCSLLRQGMKQTIITLETPEIKAIVKEGDKSAIRKVSKESIIHQITEGKKQVTASSGSSDAFALIIDGKSLAYALEDDVKNLFLEFAVGCASVICCRSSPKQKALVTRLVKNGTGKTTLAIGDGANDVGMLQEADIGIGISGVEGMQAVMSSDISIAQFRYLERLLLVHGHWCYRRISSMICYFFYKNIAFGFTLFLYEAHASFSGQAAYNDWYMSLYNVFFTSLPVIALGVFDQDASARFCLKFPLLYQEGVQNVLFSWLRILSWMLNGVCSAIMIFFLCINALELQAFRKGGEVVGFEILGATMYTCVIWVVNCQMALSVSYFTMIQHLFIWGGIALWYLFLLAYGAMSPLLSTTAYQVFIEALAPAPTYWLVTLFVVIATLMPYFAYSAIQMRFFPMYHQMIQWLRLEGQTDDPEYCHMVRQRSIRPITVGYTARREARSNRLREKRYHKTRIAARDSLDITVAE